GTGCACAAAATATCCAAGTGCAAAAATATAATAGGGATGACTAATCAGTCCACATCTTGATAGAGGAGAAGTATAAATCACTATAACAATGGTAGGGATCAGAGAGAAGACCACCACCAGTAAATTTAtagattggccgctcacctccagaTATGACCAAAAGGTCAGATAAAGCTCAAAGGATAGCTGTTGGAAACCCAGCTGGTACGTCACAAAAGACACCCTCCAGTGCTATGCCTCTATGATCAAACGCTATTCCAGAAATGATCAGAGAAACATCAGATCCCCACTGTAGATTACAACAGGACTTTAGGGGCTCGATCCAGTAACATGCCTCTTGTATAGCCGTCACTCAGAGAGAACAAAGATATtcatagtgcaatattgccaatTAAAAATAACACATTTATTCAATAACTGCTTATATGAGAAGATAACATCCGCAGTAAAGGTAGGGGCAGCGACACACTCGCCTTCTCACCACACTTCCGTTCTCGAtggacaccggaagtgacgtcacagggCTCCACCCGATGTGTTGCCTCACTGATCATGTGACTTCCTATTGCTGTATGTCTTTCACAACTATAAAATCTGTGAGAAATGCAGAGAACTGTCAGCTTATCTTTGTAAGAGAAATTTGTCTTTATACCTGTGTAACCCCCTCAGACAATATAGGTCTTCTGGTATAGTCTTTAGCACATACAGAGATTGAAATAAAGCTGAATCAAAACGGTCTCTGTTAATTGGTGTACAACCAACCTCAAGTTATGCTCTAAATGTTGCCCCATACTCTGCCCTCAGTGATTGGAACTATGCAGTCCTCATAGTATTCTTATCACTTAAAAAACGGTATCATTTTGAAGAGTTAAGAAGCATTTGTGGAAAGTTTCCTTCTTCCATCCTCCTTGTCTAGTCATGTACACTGCGTCATTCCCTGGAAGGAGGAGGAAACAAGTTACAGAGCCCCGAAGCTCCTGCCCTTGTATGTGACCACACATTTGTCATGGAGCCATCGAGGACACATCACTGCCTGCTATTAGGAGCAGAACTATGACTACACATAGCATGAACTGTACCCACAGCCTGAAAATGAAGACCCTGCTAGTTCTGATTCTTTTCTTAGAGTCTACGCTTTGTTTGGTCGGTGAGTACAGAGACCTTCTACCTATATATTATCTACTACTAATATCTACAGACACAGAAGAGGGTTCGGCAAGCTGCAGCTGTGCAATGGTGTAAGGTTACATGATCTAATAAAACTGGATAATcaagtcagtctttttttttttctttttttatggtttTGCATATTACAGACATTATAACACAGCTGCAACAAGCCAATAAGtacaaaatattgaaaaaaaaaaagacaaaagaaatcATAAAACTTGACTTGAGTCGCATATCCAGAAATAATACTCAGTTAGGCAAGCCTGGCTCACCTGAGGTCAAGAGCATATCATAGCTTGACTAAGACAAGAACCCGTAACTGGTCTTGTGATAGTTATGCACTACACAACAAGtatctgtaaaaataaaataatacgaacaaagaataaaataataatcaAGTCTTTTAAGTTGGAGTCTTAGTTAAAACTAAAGTATTATTGTCTATCTgacaaaaatatgtaaataatcTAATTTATCAGAAAATTAGGCACTATGTGGAAGTGTTCACACTGTTAAACAATTCATAATTATGTAAAGGAACAATCTTGTCTAAAGCAATGCTGTTAAATTCTACCCCTAGCAAATTTTGGTTGGATAGAAAAATGTTTGTACATCTATAGACATTCTGATACCACAACATACACCCCTCCTGATGACCAATCATGACCGATATGATTGGCTCTGTTAATCCGAttaccattttgttctgaaataAGACCGTTACCAAGGGTGCCCAGCAACCAACCAAGTGTGGGTGTTACATCAGGATCCATCTGAACAGCTAAAGAATCAGCAGTAGGCTGATCTTCAAACCTCCATCTAACATCCATTGCCACCTTAAAGTTTATGCAAAATCAGCACTATGCAAAATCAATACATTTGCTCCAGTCCTTGATGCATTTGATCCTGTACTTTGAAGTAAAACAGTTCAATAGAACTCTAGCCACAAACATGTAATGGCTGGTGCCGAGTCCTACCAAGATTGCCAGGACTAAGGCTTcatacacactggatgtttttacagctgcttttttggcttcaggtgttttttctgcagccagtaaactccccagcatgtcatcctatgtgcccatgcacacataggctgctaTCAGTGTTTTTTgaaaaccccagaactagtgggttttgagaggagtttttcagctgtaaaaatgctctaactctgattaaagcttaaaaacgctaaaaaaacatGGCTATTCAGCATTTTTAAGCCATAAGCTTTTgttgggagtatagttttgctaaaaataaaagctaaaaaaaaacaccaaaaaaagctactgcaaaaacgctgaaaaactcattctacagctaaccCTACTGACTTTTTTTTGGAACGTCGAGTGTGCATggccttaaagggtttgtaaaggcaggtgtttttttttttttttttttatcttaatgcattctatgcattaaaataaaaagccttcggtgtgtagcagcccccctcagccccccaatacttacctgagccccatctctattaaGAGATGTACACGACTGCCTCGGtcatccgggactcccctcctgattggctgagacatagcagtggtGCCACTGGCTCCACCTGCTGTCAAAGtaggttagccaatcaggagagagagggggtggggccgaaccagtCAGCTCAGGtggcctcatagcaagctgcttgctgtggggggcactcgacaggaaggaggggccagaaacaccgaagagggacccgagaagagggggattggggctgctctgtgcaaaaccatttcacagcaGAGGagagtatgtttgttatttttattaggaaaaaaagaacaaaacaaacctttagtatcactgtAACTGCTtcatgcccgcgctatagccgaatgacggctacagcgcggacctcaattgcTGGGAGGGTGTCAACAGAcatcctcccatgcatgagctgcctgctcGCCCCCTGCGGGGTGCGAGCGGCATGCTCTGTGTTTACCGAGAGATCCCGGTCCCTTACCACGTTCTCagctgtcaatgacagctgatcacgtgatataaacaaaagattggtaataTGATCACCGGCTTGTGTCAGAGGGACAGCGGTCCCGAAGCGGGTGAGACATTACCCAAGTATCTGTGCCCAGTGCATTGCAAtgcccaaccagtgccacctatcaatgcccagtgtcacctaacagtgcccatcagtgcaaaagTGAAAGGagaaaaaatgacctgtttgcaaaattttataacaaaactataaaaacggttttgtttttcaaaaacttctgtgttttttttagcaaaaaataaaaaacccagtagtgattaaataccaccaaaaggaagcactatttgtgggaaaaaaatgataaaaatttaatttgggtacagtgttgcacgaccgtgcaattgtcattcaaagaatgacagcgctaaaagctgaaaattggcctgggcaggaagggggtttaagtgcccagtaagcaagtggttaaagatgatcaGCATATCTATGCCTGGTCATACACTGCAGCTTTCACCAAAACAAAAATGCTAAAAGATCGCTTTTTGTTTGCCCTCAACTTGGTCAACACTGAGATGACAAATTAAGCAATCAAGGAATAAATTACAAAGACTTTACCACATCTTAGGCCACAATAATAAACAAGGTGTTtttaaaagtggaacttcaccctgcAAATTCACTTTATTTCCCTGCCTCCAACCATCCCGCTACACTAAAAACCACTTTTATTTTCCTTGGGGAAGGGGGTATTtcgcgtttacatttttttgggggcctCACTCaaatcttagcctctgtttgacctGCAGTTCCcacgatgctgcacatgtgatcagttatgccaTCAGTCAATTGATGGCTTGCCAGTTTGGTTGACAGCAAAAACAAATGTGACAGTCATCAATCATggcatgccttaaatgtaactgttttgggaaaccgtgAGATCattgagtttagttctgctttatgtatAGGTTTTCAACTTGCAGCAAAAATTTACATAGTTCAGAACTTTGCCCTCATTTGTAACCTTATGTTATACGCATATATCACAGCGAACAAGACAAAATGGACAACTTTTGTCATACTTCACAGTTGTGGTCTAACTATTTAAGAATAAttagtttaaaaaatatttaaacaaagaTAATAttaatatttcatttatatatCATGAATTATTTTAGACAATTCTTCAGAAGTTTCAAAGAATGAGACCGACACCGTAGATCCAAGGACTTTTCGAGCAAGTCAGCATATCCAACATTTCGAACCAATTCCTAGTATTACCGATGATCAAGAGTACCCAACAACATCCAATGACCAGAAAGCTGCGTCAGTGAATCAGACAATTGTCAAAAATTCAACTTTGGCTTACTTAAGAAGCTCTACAAGTACAAAGCTGATACCATCCATATACATCATAGTCATACTTATTGGTATTCCTGCTAACACACTTACCTTACGGATGCTGTTTTCAAAGACCAAAACCGTGTGCACGGCAATATTTTACACCAACTTGGCCATATCCGATTTACTTATCTGCCTCATGCTGCCGTTTAAGGCGGCATATCACCTAAATGGGAACAACTGGATATTCGGTGAGCCAATGTGCAGTGTTGTGACTATATGCTTCTATGGGAACATGTATTGCTCAATTCTGCTCCTCATGTGCATTAGTGTGAGCCGCTACATCGCCATTGTCCACCCCTTCATATACCGGAGTTTACCTAAACGGACTTGTGCAGTCCTCCAGTGTTGCTTCGTGTGGATTACTGTCCTCATGTTCATGATACCATTTGTTACAAAGCAGCAGACATATTACTTGAAGGAACTTCAGCTTACATTGTGCAATGACATATATGAAGACTCTGCTGATGAATTCCAGTTCTATTATTTTATATCACTTGCTGTGTTTGGGTATCTCATTCCCTTCACCGTGATAATATTCTGTTACTTCTCAATCATAAGAACTCTGGGGACCCAAGACCAGAAACGATTCATGTACCTTAAAATAACCATCCTGCTTCTGCTTATATTTGCCTTGTGCTTTACACCCAGTAATATCATGCTCATTCTTCACCAGGTCAATTATTACTACAATTACAAGGATGAACTTTATGGAAGCTATCTCATAGCATTGTGTTTCAGCAGTTTGAACAGTTGCCTAGACCCTTTTCTCTATTTCCTTATGTCTGAAATCACAAAACTATCCAAAAACTACTCTGAAATGAATAAGGTGTCTAATGAAACACAGATGAAACTTTTGGGACCGTAAAGGATAAGTCAGTTGGTCTGTGACTCTTGGTATAACTGCACCATCTACTGATCGTTTGTAGATTTCTGAAAAGAATACGCCATACAGAACATGTAATGATGCACAATTATATTTTTCTGCCATGgaaagaatagaaaagattacaatataatGCACTTTATACTAACTATACCATCTACTAATGGTCAGCTTTAAAAAGTTGAGGAAGTAAAGAAGGTCCAAGAGTTGATTCACACATGAACACTCACCCCGAGACTAATGTCACTCACCCTGAGACTAATGTCAAATGGGTATTATTTCAATAAGACCATGCACCCACAAATTTCTTAAAGTGCAACTCTAGCCATAAATTTTTCTTGTAGTTTTGGAGAGAATGGATGGGTTTGACCCAACTGAGGAATTTTCCAACTTGTCCTAGTGGCAATGTTACTGGTAAAAGTAGTTAACAGGTACACAATGGCTGGAGGTTTCATCTGCATTTTATCGCTACTCGTTTGTCTCCAGGGGATTCCCTTTACTTCATGTCCCAGTGACGTTATAAGCGTaaaggaaatcttcccaatggcacCATACGCAGAAATTAAAACCCGATGGAGAGGTTGTAATGAGAGAATACCATTATAAACAGGGGGATAATCCTCAGTGCTTTAACATGTAAGGGGTGTCTGCCCAGCATTAACAAAAATGACTCTGTTGCaagttattgttattttatttcctACTCTGTAAAATATGTATTGCTCTCTTGGAACCAATGCTATTATAATGTAGCTGTGCCTACTAGATGCTATTACGTAAGGGGTCACAACAGTTCTCTGTAAAAATGTTTGTTAACAAAATCTAAGtggaataaaaattttaaaaatgctaaaactccccccccccccccccaaatttccaaaACTTGAAAAAGTTTGTCTGTAGTTATAATTTAATGGAGGTACCTACAGTATTTGGTTGAGAGTTACAGGTTACCACATCTTGGTCACAACTACTGTTTGAacggctttgtttttgttttttttaaagtgaatgtaCAGCCAAAAAAGTATGGAGTGGTTAAAAGTGAGAGAACTCTTCTCCAAAGTGTCACATCTGCAGATGAGCTCAACTgcctggttttactgcccccttcAACGGTGACATGCAGCCACTGACCGCTGCACACATGCCACAGCCGTGACAAAATGTTAAACACCATGTCACATTCGGTGGGTGTTGCCTACACTGAATGCGACTAATGCAGGTCTATTGGGCTGCCCTGCAACCACCCTACAATTGTATGCATGTGATAGCGTCACGGTAGTGCGGCATTTGAAGTGTTAACTCAGGCAGTGATGAGGCAACATATTACCTCCGCACTGCCTACCAAACTCATTTGAAAAGCGATTTGGGTGTGGATTGCTttgcaggctaaaaaaaaaaaaaatgtgcattctcTTACCATCCCTAGAGACATTAGTCATAggccagtgaagggaaatctcaaccACAGGAACCCAGAGGTTATACTTCTTCCCCACTCTAGCCAAACCAAAATAAAAGTCTTGGCTAGAGttatcaatttattttatttattactgtgACAAGTTTGGAATTATATTTGTACAATGAGGCAGCTCATTACTTGCTGTGCTTCGTGATCAGTACTGGAGCAGTGTGTCTGTACTTTTTTCCCTCTCTGCCCTATGGGTCAGCTCTGTATCTTATAGTGATGATGATTATGATACCAAGAAAATGCTGGGTGCACCGTCTGGAATACAGCATTACCAGCACTGTAAATATGTTGCATCTAATATTCAGgaccgatttagcgcagctatctgcacataaccgcaggtaatcgcagtgtactatttctcctgcgtaTAGCAGTGGCAACGAGGAaagaaacaacaggaagcacattagAAATGGCAAGAAAGttccaccgcagctaaacgcagcagCATGTACACGCAAGTAAAcgctgctaatcgcaatgtacaactgcaagtgatcccTGTGCCTGgagtttcaaaataacaaaacatgcttttaacagcggcagaacagccgtccatgtgaaagaggcctgaaGTTTCCCTGTAAAGACAGGGCACATGTGCACCAGCACAGAAATGTTAGCGGTTTTGTGGGCAAGGATTACTACTTAAATCAAGTGTTCCAGGATTTAGATTTACCCAGAAGGACTGGGAAATCTTCTGGAACAGGTCTATACTGGATTACGTTTTAATAACATTACTGTAAACGAAGTGCAATTACTGACTTTAGAAAAGAAAGTCTTCTGGATATCATTCACACTTGTTTTGGCTTGTTTGCATCCTTTAAACTGATTaatatttttctgtacttttcAAAATTATATTTATACCATTTCAAACTGCTTCAGTGTGTTGTATAAATTtaacaaaaaagatatataaatctatatagatatatatctatatagagatctatatatatatatatatatatatatatatatatatatatatctatatctatatctatatctatatctatatattagggttgtcccgataccacttttttaggaccgagtacaagtaccgatacttttttcaagtactcgccgataccgatactttttttttatgtcacgtgacagtgtttttttgttttttgttttttttttaggggggggggggagtgaacggtgtgtgtgttttttttttttttttttcatttacatttattattttttacaatttaatttttttttattctttattgcactatgtgtgtgttttttttttaaatcagccctgttggggggctttggtgagatatcaggggtcttaacagacctctgatatctcccccttgagacagagaaagagacagaggatagagattccccagtccctttctctgcagcactgagaatgaatggagagaagacagcggctcctctccattcataaactgagacatcgtaatcacaggtgattacaatgtttcagttatgtgaatggacagagtcagctgactctgtccattcacacagcggagagacagcagaacggaggggacagaggaagagagagggggacagtggaaagccggaacggatggggacagcggagggggacagagcaaagaaggaggacagcggagggagtcagaggaacggagggggacagagcaacggagcaggacagcggagggggacagaggaacggagggggactaagggggatgaggtgacagtcagcggtgatcgcgtgtgggggagttacaagcaccgatcaccgctgtatgtcactaaagcagctgaaagccgcgggggggaagcttgtaactcccccacgcgccaatcaccgctgacagtcaaggtatcgggggaagcatcgggagcatttgcccgagtacaagacaattttgaaaaaaaaacacaatattttttactttttgctataataaatatcccaatttttttttttttaaaaacaattttttttctcagtttcggccgatacgtattcttctatatattcttggtaaaaaaaaaaaaaatggaaataagcgtatattgattggtttgcgcaaaagttatagcgtctacaaaatacgggatagatttatggcatttttaaaaaaaaattatttatttattttttttactagtaatagcgccgatcgcgattttttttcgtgactgcgacattatggcggacacattttttggaccattcacatttatacagcgatcaatgctataaaattgcattcattactgtataaatgtgacaggcagggaaggggttaaccactagggggagacgaggggttaaatgtttcctaggggagtgattataactgtagggggaggggactcacaaggggaggagaccgatcagtgttccgctgtactgggaacacagatcagtctcctctcaactgacaggacgtggatctgtgtgtttacacacacagatccatggtctggCCCgtttaacgggcaatcgcgggtgcccggcggacatcgcggccgccgggcacatgcaccgggtcccgagcgacgcgtgAGCGCCCCCTAGACGgtcgggaagcccaggccgtcataggacgtccacccaggatgggagatcccatctgtggacgtcattttactatggccgggtagtgaagtggttaaggagtttgataatcctctcctttttttcatttgacatctctggtgttggagccatgcttcatgtcagtccacttgttgcaacagctctccaaggtgtgatcactcctttttacctacatactaacaagcagatctgctgcaggtgttagtgtttgtaatgaaaatttacagggtgagtccataattttttcctcagaattgagtgattccataatttattccctgtgcttgttctttaaatctgttactggccaccacaattatttttcttgatttcttttagtgtttcctaaagccagaaagttgccatttgaaatgcctttagtttttggccatgtctgtgatctgctttttttctacaacaataaacaactgaaggaacatcctcaggggtTGTAGAATCATAACAGCTGAAATCCTATTGGCCTCTATGGGAACATAGGGGATGAATTACCAAAGGGggaataagtattttttttttttttttttgtgtaaattacAGTGCGTCTTCCCTGTGCCAAATTAACAATGCCATTACACACGTTCTAAGTGTTGTTATGTCAGCTGTGCCACATTAAAAGGGATATGCAagatttttttattaaccacttcacattccgcatatagtcatatgacgtccgcaggagggatctcccatcctgggtgagcATCATATGATGTTCTGGGCTTCCCAGCCGTCTGGGGGGCGCGCGCGCTCCCCCGCGTCATTCAGGAcctgatgcacgtgcccggcggccgcaatgtccgccgggcaccagcgagattgcccgttaactgagctggaccgtggatctgtgtgtgcaaacacacagatccacgtcctgtcaggtgagaggagaccgatcatgtgttcccagtacagaggaacaccaatcagtctcctccccttgtgagtccccgccccctacagttagaatcactccctaggacacacagttaaccctttgatcgccccctagtgttaaccccttccctgacagtgacatttatacagtaatcaatgcatttgtatagcactgatcgctgaataaatgccaatggtcccaaaatggtgtcaaaagtgtccgatctgtccgccgcaatgtcacaaccatgataaaaatcgcagaatgccataaaactatcccctattttgtagacgctataacttttgcttaaaccaataaatatacgcttattgcgattttttttaccaaaaatatgtagaatacatatcggcctaaactgtggaaaattaaaaaaaagaaaaactaaaaaaaaaaaaaaaaaaaaactgggatatttattatagcaaaaagtaaaaaatattgtgctttttt
This window of the Aquarana catesbeiana isolate 2022-GZ linkage group LG01, ASM4218655v1, whole genome shotgun sequence genome carries:
- the F2RL2 gene encoding proteinase-activated receptor 3, with amino-acid sequence MTTHSMNCTHSLKMKTLLVLILFLESTLCLVDNSSEVSKNETDTVDPRTFRASQHIQHFEPIPSITDDQEYPTTSNDQKAASVNQTIVKNSTLAYLRSSTSTKLIPSIYIIVILIGIPANTLTLRMLFSKTKTVCTAIFYTNLAISDLLICLMLPFKAAYHLNGNNWIFGEPMCSVVTICFYGNMYCSILLLMCISVSRYIAIVHPFIYRSLPKRTCAVLQCCFVWITVLMFMIPFVTKQQTYYLKELQLTLCNDIYEDSADEFQFYYFISLAVFGYLIPFTVIIFCYFSIIRTLGTQDQKRFMYLKITILLLLIFALCFTPSNIMLILHQVNYYYNYKDELYGSYLIALCFSSLNSCLDPFLYFLMSEITKLSKNYSEMNKVSNETQMKLLGP